The following are from one region of the Quercus robur chromosome 1, dhQueRobu3.1, whole genome shotgun sequence genome:
- the LOC126733015 gene encoding mitogen-activated protein kinase 3 codes for MADINQNVAATGQYGEFPAVQTHGGQFLQYNIFGNLFEVTAKYRPPIMPIGRGAYGIVCSVMNSETNEMVAMKKIANAFDNHMDAKRTLREIKLLRHFDHENVVALRDVVPPPLRREFTDVYIATELMDTDLHQIIRSNQSLSEEHCQYFLYQILRGLKFIHSANVIHRDLKPSNLLLNSNCDLKICDFGLARPTAENEFMTEYVVTRWYRAPELLLNSSDYTAAIDVWSVGCIFMELMTRKPLFPGKDHVNQMRLLIELLGTPSESDLGFVRNEDARRYIRQLPSHPRQPLAAVFSHVHPLAIDLIEKMFTFDPTKRITVEEALAHPYLARLHDIADEPVCPKPFSFEFEQQPLGEEQMKDMIYQEALSLNPEYA; via the exons ATGGCTGATATAAATCAGAATGTGGCGGCGACCGGTCAGTACGGCGAATTTCCGGCCGTGCAGACTCACGGAGGTCAGTTTCTTCAATACAACATCTTCGGCAACCTCTTCGAAGTCACGGCCAAGTACCGCCCTCCGATCATGCCGATCGGCCGCGGCGCGTACGGTATCGTTTG ctCGGTGATGAATTCGGAGACGAACGAGATGGTAGCGATGAAGAAAATTGCGAACGCTTTTGATAACCACATGGACGCGAAGCGTACGCTAAGGGAGATTAAGCTGCTTCGCCATTTCGATCATGAAAAT GTTGTAGCTTTAAGAGATGTGGTTCCGCCACCTTTACGAAGAGAATTTACTGATGTTTACATTGCGACGGAACTCATGGATACTGATCTTCACCAAATAATTCGTTCCAATCAAAGCTTATCTGAGGAGCACTGTCAG TATTTCTTGTATCAGATTCTTCGGGGGCTAAAGTTTATACATTCAGCGAATGTTATTCATAGAGACTTAAAGCCCAGTAACCTCTTACTGAACTCCAATTGCGATCTTAAGATATGTGATTTTGGTCTTGCTCGCCCGACTGCAGAGAATGAGTTTATGACCGAATATGTTGTCACAAGATGGTACAGGGCACCTGAGCTACTGTTGAACTCTTCAGATTATACTGCTGCCATTGATGTGTGGTCTGTGGGTTGCATCTTTATGGAGCTTATGACTAGAAAGCCTTTGTTTCCGGGGAAGGATCACGTGAATCAGATGCGCTTATTGATAGAG CTTCTAGGCACGCCGAGTGAGTCTGATCTTGGTTTTGTTCGAAACGAGGATGCAAGAAGATATATTCGCCAACTCCCCTCACACCCTCGGCAGCCATTAGCTGCAGTTTTTTCACATGTTCATCCATTGGCCATTGATCTCATAGAGAAAATGTTCACATTTGATCCTACTAAAAGAATTACTG TTGAAGAAGCATTGGCCCATCCTTACCTTGCAAGATTGCATGACATAGCTGATGAACCAGTTTGCCCAAAGCCATTTTCCTTTGAGTTTGAGCAACAACCCTTGGGAGAAGAGCAAATGAAGGATATGATTTACCAGGAGGCCTTATCACTCAACCCAGAGTATGCATAA